One Leucobacter muris DNA segment encodes these proteins:
- a CDS encoding DUF7455 domain-containing protein, giving the protein MTTLEQDRATEVEAADRPLSALDRCDSCGAQAYVRVMLNGSELLFCAHHAHKHEAKLRPMAEVWHDESHRLGA; this is encoded by the coding sequence ATGACGACGCTCGAGCAGGATCGTGCGACCGAGGTCGAGGCAGCGGATCGCCCGCTCAGCGCTCTGGACCGCTGCGACAGTTGCGGCGCCCAGGCATATGTGCGAGTGATGCTGAACGGCAGCGAACTGCTGTTCTGCGCTCACCACGCCCACAAGCACGAGGCGAAGCTGCGCCCGATGGCCGAGGTGTGGCACGACGAGAGCCACCGCCTGGGGGCCTGA
- a CDS encoding DNA gyrase/topoisomerase IV subunit B, protein MASERSATGAATSTSAESSYSARHLTVLEGLEAVRKRPGMYIGTTDSRGLMHCLWEIIDNSVDEALAGHGKAIGITLHEDGSVTVSDNGRGVPVDIEPKSGLSGVELVYTKLHAGGKFGGGGYASSGGLHGVGASVVNALSSRLDVEVDRDGKTWAMSFRHGEPGVFHGEGPDAPFAPFEESSELRVIGKVKKGVTGTRVRYWADPQIFLASARFEPESLIRRARQTAFLVPGLAIEITDHRPESLGETGEAPVHRFEYEGGISEFVDFLAVDAPLTETWRITDSDTFTETVPVMDEQTGHLVSREVERHCEVDIALRWGTGYDTEVQSFVNIIATPKGGTHLSGFEQGLTRFFRKQIEQNARKLKAGSDRPDKDDILTGLTAVVTVRVPEPQFEGQTKEVLGTAAVRSIVSRAIVKGLEQRYASTKRDDKTQTGALLEKMVSEMKARIALRAQRDTARRKSSLESSSLPAKLIDCRSKNVAETELFIVEGDSALGTARPARDSEFQALLPIRGKILNVQKASVAEMLSNAECGAIIKVIGAGSGRDFEIDSARYGKVILMSDADVDGAHIRTLLLTLFFRYMRPMLEAGRVYAAVPPLHRVIVQNAGRKPNDVVYTYSERELNALLADLRRRGKKYQEPIQRYKGLGEMDADQLAETTMDRSQRTLRRVRVEDAQAASKVFELLMGNEVAPRKEFIVENADDLDRERIDA, encoded by the coding sequence GTGGCATCGGAGCGTTCAGCGACCGGGGCGGCGACGTCCACGTCAGCGGAGTCCAGCTATTCCGCGCGGCACCTCACCGTTCTCGAAGGCCTCGAGGCGGTGCGCAAGCGTCCCGGCATGTACATCGGCACGACCGATTCGCGCGGCCTCATGCACTGCCTCTGGGAGATCATCGACAACTCGGTCGACGAGGCGCTCGCGGGCCACGGCAAGGCGATCGGCATCACCCTGCACGAAGACGGCAGCGTGACCGTCTCCGACAACGGCCGCGGCGTTCCCGTCGACATCGAGCCGAAGAGCGGCCTCTCGGGCGTCGAACTCGTCTACACGAAGCTGCACGCCGGCGGCAAGTTCGGCGGCGGCGGCTACGCCTCCTCCGGCGGGCTGCACGGCGTGGGCGCGTCCGTCGTGAACGCCCTCTCGTCGCGGCTCGACGTCGAGGTCGACCGCGACGGCAAGACGTGGGCGATGTCGTTCCGGCACGGCGAGCCGGGCGTCTTCCACGGCGAGGGCCCCGACGCCCCGTTCGCGCCGTTCGAGGAGTCGTCGGAGCTGCGCGTGATCGGCAAGGTCAAGAAGGGCGTGACCGGCACCCGCGTGCGCTACTGGGCCGATCCGCAGATCTTCCTGGCATCGGCCCGCTTCGAGCCCGAGTCGCTCATCCGGCGCGCGCGTCAGACCGCGTTCCTCGTGCCCGGGCTGGCCATCGAGATCACCGACCACCGACCCGAGTCGCTCGGCGAGACGGGCGAAGCGCCCGTGCACCGCTTCGAGTACGAGGGCGGCATCTCCGAGTTCGTCGACTTCCTCGCGGTCGACGCACCTCTCACCGAGACCTGGCGCATCACCGACTCCGACACCTTCACGGAGACCGTGCCGGTGATGGACGAGCAGACGGGTCATCTCGTGTCGCGCGAGGTGGAGCGCCACTGCGAGGTCGACATCGCGCTGCGCTGGGGCACCGGCTACGACACCGAGGTGCAGAGCTTCGTCAACATCATCGCGACTCCGAAGGGCGGCACGCACCTGAGCGGCTTCGAGCAGGGGCTCACCCGTTTCTTCCGCAAGCAGATCGAGCAGAACGCGCGCAAGCTCAAGGCCGGCAGCGACCGGCCCGACAAGGACGACATCCTCACCGGCCTCACCGCCGTCGTGACCGTGCGCGTGCCCGAGCCGCAGTTCGAGGGGCAGACCAAGGAGGTGCTGGGCACCGCCGCCGTGCGTTCGATCGTCTCCCGCGCGATCGTCAAGGGCCTCGAGCAGCGCTACGCCTCGACGAAGCGCGACGACAAGACCCAGACGGGCGCCCTGCTCGAGAAGATGGTCTCCGAGATGAAGGCGCGCATCGCGCTGCGCGCCCAGCGCGACACCGCGCGCCGCAAGAGCTCGCTCGAGAGCTCCTCGCTGCCGGCGAAGCTCATCGACTGCCGTTCGAAGAACGTGGCCGAGACCGAGCTGTTCATCGTCGAGGGCGACAGCGCTCTCGGCACCGCGCGGCCTGCGCGCGACAGCGAGTTCCAGGCGCTGCTGCCGATCCGCGGCAAGATCCTCAACGTGCAGAAGGCCTCCGTCGCCGAGATGCTCTCGAACGCCGAGTGCGGCGCCATCATCAAGGTGATCGGCGCGGGTTCGGGCCGCGACTTCGAGATCGATTCGGCGCGCTACGGCAAGGTGATCCTCATGAGCGACGCCGACGTCGACGGCGCGCACATCCGCACCCTGCTGCTCACGCTGTTCTTCCGCTACATGCGCCCGATGCTCGAGGCGGGCCGCGTCTACGCGGCGGTGCCCCCGCTGCACCGGGTGATCGTGCAGAACGCCGGGCGCAAGCCGAACGACGTCGTCTACACGTACAGCGAGCGCGAGCTGAACGCGCTGCTCGCCGACCTGCGCCGCCGCGGCAAGAAGTACCAGGAGCCGATCCAGCGCTACAAGGGCCTCGGCGAGATGGATGCGGATCAGCTCGCCGAGACGACGATGGATCGCTCCCAGCGCACGCTGCGACGCGTACGGGTCGAGGATGCGCAGGCGGCCTCGAAGGTGTTCGAGCTGCTGATGGGCAACGAGGTCGCGCCCCGCAAGGAGTTCATCGTCGAGAACGCCGACGATCTCGATCGCGAACGCATCGACGCGTAG
- a CDS encoding EamA family transporter, which translates to MPLVPLLLVLGAAVTHAAWNIIAHGSSRSGLPFLWWGAVCSAVLWAVAVPFTGGLGAATPGSLLLGVGVSGLLHVLYMLVLQRGYANGDLSTVYATARGTGPILTVLVAVAVLGERPGSLALVGVALVIGGVVAFGVVGRSAPGERRRRLDPGLVYGLLTGVGIAAYTVWDAHAVTELGIAPVAFMVGCSLAEIPFFTALLLLEGRRGALARLRAELRLNRMRLLAFGLLSPLAYVLVLTAVTLAPVLLVAPVREVSVVLVGLYGAFRHRESRPALRLVAATVVVAGVVLVAL; encoded by the coding sequence ATGCCGCTCGTACCCCTCCTGCTCGTTCTCGGCGCGGCGGTCACGCACGCCGCCTGGAACATCATCGCGCACGGATCGAGCCGCTCGGGCCTGCCGTTCCTCTGGTGGGGTGCGGTGTGCAGCGCGGTGCTGTGGGCGGTCGCGGTTCCGTTCACGGGCGGGCTGGGTGCGGCGACGCCCGGATCGTTGCTGCTCGGGGTCGGAGTCTCGGGTCTGCTGCACGTGCTCTACATGCTCGTGCTGCAGCGCGGCTACGCCAACGGCGACCTCTCGACGGTCTATGCGACGGCGCGGGGCACGGGACCGATCCTCACCGTGCTGGTCGCGGTCGCGGTGCTCGGCGAGCGCCCGGGGTCGCTCGCGCTCGTCGGCGTGGCACTCGTGATCGGGGGTGTGGTGGCGTTCGGCGTGGTGGGCCGCTCGGCGCCCGGTGAGCGACGGCGCCGGCTCGATCCGGGGCTCGTGTACGGCCTGCTCACCGGGGTCGGGATCGCGGCCTACACGGTCTGGGACGCGCACGCCGTCACGGAGCTCGGCATCGCGCCCGTCGCGTTCATGGTGGGCTGCAGCCTCGCCGAGATCCCGTTCTTCACCGCGCTGCTGCTGCTCGAGGGGCGACGTGGCGCGCTCGCCCGCCTGCGCGCCGAGCTGCGACTCAACCGGATGCGTCTGCTCGCGTTCGGTCTGCTCTCGCCGCTCGCCTACGTGCTCGTGCTCACCGCGGTCACGCTCGCGCCCGTCTTGCTCGTCGCTCCCGTGCGCGAGGTGAGCGTCGTGCTGGTGGGCCTCTACGGGGCGTTCCGGCACCGCGAGAGCCGGCCCGCGCTGCGCCTCGTCGCCGCGACCGTGGTGGTGGCGGGTGTGGTGCTCGTCGCGCTGTGA
- a CDS encoding DNA gyrase/topoisomerase IV subunit A, with product MTESRSEGPHETAGERIEDIDISQEMEGSFLEYAYSVIYSRALPDARDGLKPVQRRILFMMQDMGLRPEKGHVKSARVVGEVMGKLHPHGDASIYDALVRLAQGFAMRLPLVDGHGNFGSLDDGPAASRYTEARLAGAALAMTDALDEDVVDFVPNYDNQIMQPDVLPSAVPNLLVNGASGIAVGMATNLAPHNLIEVVDGAKHLLHHPEATVDELMEFIPGPDLPGGGIIVGLDGVKDAYRTGRGAFRTRAKVSVEQLGPRRTGLIVTELPYLVGPERVIEKIKQGVEAKKLSGISDVADLTDRKNGLRLVITLKTGFSPEAVLEQLYRYTPLEDSFSINSVALVKGQPQTLGLREMLRVFLDHRISVITRRSEFRLKKRRERLHLVEGLLIAILDIDEVIQLIRTSDDAETARTRLMQVFDLSEPQAEYILELRLRRLTKFSRVELEAERDELRAEIEALLEILGSDEKLRAVVAEELDQAAEAFGTPRRTVLTGAVARPARATAAATSLEVADSPCTVLLSATGRALRIDRDPEAPESPRSASRATKHGAILTRADGTVRGELGAILSDGTLHRFTPVDLPLVPAASVAFSAGVKIADYLGLTDKKLRVVGLVPLDTGTPVGLFTEQGTVKRVVLTDLPAKPAFEVIGLKAGDRLVAAFAAPDDSEFAVVTSDAQLLRFPASAVRPQGRPAAGMAGIRLGAEARVVFAGAVPEGADARVVTVADSSITLPGTDVATAKVTEWSEFPPKGRGTGGVRAQRFLKWEDQIACAWVGTGEPRALAADGAARKLPTELGKRDGSGQPIDGAAAYVGVAP from the coding sequence ATGACGGAATCCCGAAGTGAGGGCCCCCACGAGACGGCGGGGGAACGCATCGAAGACATCGACATCTCGCAGGAGATGGAGGGATCGTTCCTCGAGTACGCGTACTCGGTGATCTACTCCCGCGCCCTGCCCGACGCCCGCGACGGTCTCAAGCCCGTGCAGCGGCGCATCCTGTTCATGATGCAGGACATGGGCCTGCGCCCCGAGAAGGGGCACGTCAAGTCGGCCCGAGTCGTCGGCGAGGTCATGGGCAAGCTGCACCCGCACGGCGACGCCTCCATCTACGACGCGCTCGTGCGGCTCGCGCAGGGCTTCGCGATGCGCCTGCCCCTCGTCGACGGCCACGGCAACTTCGGCTCGCTCGACGACGGCCCCGCCGCCTCACGCTACACCGAGGCCCGCCTGGCCGGCGCCGCGCTCGCCATGACCGACGCCCTCGACGAAGACGTCGTCGACTTCGTCCCCAACTACGACAACCAGATCATGCAGCCCGACGTGCTGCCCTCAGCCGTCCCCAACCTGCTGGTCAACGGCGCGAGCGGCATCGCCGTCGGCATGGCGACCAACCTCGCCCCGCACAACCTCATCGAGGTGGTCGACGGAGCGAAGCACCTGCTGCACCACCCCGAGGCGACCGTCGACGAGCTCATGGAGTTCATCCCCGGCCCCGACCTGCCGGGCGGCGGCATCATCGTCGGCCTCGACGGTGTCAAGGACGCGTACCGCACGGGCCGCGGCGCGTTCCGCACCCGCGCCAAGGTGTCGGTCGAGCAGCTCGGGCCGCGCCGCACGGGCCTCATCGTCACCGAACTGCCCTACCTCGTCGGCCCCGAGCGCGTGATCGAGAAGATCAAGCAGGGCGTCGAGGCGAAGAAGCTCTCGGGCATTTCCGACGTGGCCGACCTCACCGATCGCAAGAACGGTCTGCGCCTCGTCATCACCCTCAAGACCGGCTTCTCGCCCGAAGCGGTGCTCGAGCAGCTCTACCGCTACACGCCGCTCGAAGACTCGTTCAGCATCAACTCCGTCGCCCTCGTGAAGGGCCAGCCGCAGACCCTCGGCCTGCGCGAGATGCTGCGCGTGTTCCTCGACCACCGCATCTCGGTGATCACCCGGCGCAGCGAGTTCCGGCTGAAGAAGCGCCGCGAGCGGCTGCACCTCGTCGAGGGCCTGCTTATCGCGATCCTCGACATCGACGAGGTCATCCAGCTCATCCGCACGAGCGACGACGCCGAGACGGCGCGCACGCGCCTCATGCAGGTGTTCGACCTCTCGGAGCCGCAGGCCGAGTACATCCTCGAACTGCGCCTGCGCAGGCTCACCAAGTTCTCGCGCGTCGAGCTGGAGGCCGAGCGCGACGAGCTGCGCGCCGAGATCGAGGCGCTGCTCGAGATCCTCGGCAGCGACGAGAAGCTGCGCGCCGTGGTCGCCGAGGAGCTCGATCAGGCGGCCGAGGCCTTCGGCACCCCGCGTCGCACCGTGCTCACGGGCGCGGTGGCCCGCCCCGCCCGAGCCACCGCCGCGGCGACGTCGCTCGAGGTCGCCGATAGCCCCTGCACGGTGCTGCTCTCTGCGACGGGCCGCGCGCTGCGCATCGATCGGGATCCCGAAGCCCCCGAATCGCCGCGCTCGGCGTCGCGGGCGACCAAGCACGGCGCGATCCTCACCCGCGCCGACGGCACGGTGCGCGGCGAGTTGGGCGCGATCCTCTCCGACGGCACGCTGCACCGCTTCACCCCCGTCGACCTGCCGCTCGTGCCTGCCGCGTCGGTCGCCTTCTCCGCCGGCGTGAAGATCGCCGACTACCTCGGCCTCACCGACAAGAAGCTGCGAGTCGTCGGCCTCGTGCCGCTCGACACCGGCACGCCGGTCGGACTCTTCACGGAGCAGGGCACGGTGAAACGGGTCGTGCTCACCGATCTGCCCGCGAAGCCCGCGTTCGAGGTGATCGGGCTCAAGGCGGGCGATCGCCTCGTCGCCGCCTTCGCCGCGCCCGACGACTCCGAGTTCGCGGTCGTGACGAGCGACGCCCAGCTGCTGCGCTTCCCAGCCTCGGCCGTGCGCCCCCAGGGCCGCCCGGCCGCCGGCATGGCGGGCATCCGTCTCGGCGCCGAGGCCCGGGTCGTGTTCGCCGGCGCGGTGCCCGAGGGGGCCGATGCCCGGGTCGTCACGGTGGCCGACAGCTCGATCACGCTGCCCGGCACCGACGTCGCCACGGCGAAGGTGACCGAGTGGTCCGAGTTCCCCCCGAAGGGCCGCGGCACCGGCGGCGTGCGCGCGCAGCGCTTCCTCAAATGGGAGGATCAGATCGCCTGCGCCTGGGTGGGCACCGGCGAGCCCCGCGCTCTCGCCGCGGACGGCGCGGCGCGCAAGCTGCCGACCGAACTCGGCAAGCGCGACGGCTCCGGCCAGCCGATCGACGGCGCCGCCGCCTACGTGGGCGTCGCCCCGTAG
- a CDS encoding alkaline phosphatase family protein produces MLPTTADNGARLAAILPSGISTVALGLGIDPRAALEAAPGVPIPDASRLPRLRSFVMVVVDGLGHANLNAREGHAPTLARLPRRRIETVAPSTTGAALTTLTTGRLPGAHGLIGYRIRHPRLGLVTTLKDWDGIEDRAVWQRAAPLFGIARAIGARPVAIGRPAHATGGLTEAILTGAEYHPGQRIEDRFAVASRLLRAGDPIVAYLYVDELDKAAHEHGWQSDAWVRRLERLDAELDGFLRGLPADVGVVVTADHGIVDVGPHQQVMLDADPELFADIAEVGGEPRFRSLFLRAGADAGAVARSWAQAEGARAWVATREEAIASGCFGSVDPEVAPRIGDVVIAARKQVAYYSTADDPRSLDMVGQHGSFSEDERGVPLAVAGALDGSGFASAVATAQPIDAGS; encoded by the coding sequence ATGCTACCGACGACCGCCGACAACGGTGCGAGGCTGGCCGCGATTCTGCCAAGCGGGATCTCGACGGTCGCCCTGGGGCTCGGCATCGACCCGCGTGCGGCGCTCGAAGCGGCGCCGGGCGTGCCGATCCCCGACGCGAGCCGCCTGCCGCGCCTCCGATCGTTCGTGATGGTCGTCGTCGACGGCCTGGGCCACGCCAATCTGAACGCGCGCGAGGGCCACGCGCCGACGCTCGCGCGGCTGCCGAGGCGCCGCATCGAGACGGTGGCCCCGTCGACGACGGGCGCTGCGCTGACCACTCTCACGACGGGCCGCCTGCCCGGGGCGCACGGTCTGATCGGCTACCGCATCCGTCACCCGAGGCTCGGGCTCGTGACGACGCTGAAGGACTGGGACGGCATCGAGGATCGCGCCGTCTGGCAGCGCGCCGCGCCGCTGTTCGGCATCGCGCGGGCCATCGGAGCGCGGCCGGTCGCGATCGGCCGCCCGGCGCACGCGACGGGCGGCCTGACGGAGGCGATCCTCACCGGCGCGGAGTACCATCCCGGCCAGCGCATCGAGGATCGCTTCGCGGTCGCCTCCCGGCTGCTGCGGGCCGGCGACCCGATCGTCGCCTACCTGTACGTCGACGAGCTCGACAAGGCCGCCCACGAGCACGGGTGGCAGAGCGACGCCTGGGTGCGGCGGCTCGAGCGCCTGGACGCCGAGCTCGACGGGTTCCTGCGCGGCCTTCCCGCCGACGTGGGCGTGGTGGTCACCGCCGATCACGGCATCGTCGACGTCGGGCCCCACCAGCAGGTGATGCTCGACGCCGATCCCGAGCTGTTCGCCGATATCGCCGAGGTCGGGGGAGAACCGCGCTTCCGCTCCCTCTTCCTGCGCGCCGGGGCCGACGCCGGCGCTGTCGCCCGCAGCTGGGCGCAGGCCGAGGGAGCGCGTGCCTGGGTGGCGACGCGCGAAGAGGCGATCGCCTCGGGGTGCTTCGGATCGGTGGATCCGGAGGTGGCCCCGCGGATCGGGGACGTGGTGATCGCCGCGCGCAAGCAGGTCGCCTACTACAGCACCGCCGACGATCCGCGCTCGCTCGACATGGTGGGGCAGCACGGCTCGTTCAGCGAGGACGAGCGGGGCGTGCCGCTGGCGGTCGCGGGCGCCCTCGACGGCAGCGGCTTCGCCTCGGCCGTGGCGACGGCTCAACCGATCGACGCCGGGAGCTAG
- the sepH gene encoding septation protein SepH yields MDELRFVRREERSLVVANDAGEEFRLVVDDAVLSEMRHLGRRERDTSRVRPREIQALIRAGKTRSQVAQLTGLDESDIERYEEPVIAERNYVLERAHAVPVRTDVDDDGDQRFGAVIAERLIALGSDTSEWSSWRDPETGWMIALEFISRDVAHRAVWSFEHRKGVLSPVNPDAVNLSKQGDVGDRLIPKLRAVDNGEASPQFDSGAFDGSPTADPEGIEEADGTADDAPAADLAAPLSDANAEYQRRREIDQRAIKSESSDSDLSQTADLLDALRKRRGERDRSRGAVEEPLELPTPVEPTKQSAPPADPDPAPAAPRSIWGAAGVSGGPDRAGADRGGAPQDAPAREGQRDTRDRKGDKSEPAENVRGGRKGRASIPSWDDILFGTRSDEDPA; encoded by the coding sequence ATGGACGAACTGCGCTTTGTGCGACGCGAAGAGCGCTCGCTGGTCGTTGCGAACGATGCCGGCGAGGAGTTCCGCCTCGTCGTCGACGACGCCGTGCTCAGCGAGATGCGGCACCTGGGTCGCCGCGAACGCGACACCTCCCGCGTGCGACCCCGAGAGATCCAGGCGCTCATCCGCGCCGGCAAGACCCGTTCCCAGGTCGCCCAGCTGACCGGCCTCGACGAGTCCGACATCGAGCGCTACGAGGAACCCGTGATCGCCGAGCGCAACTACGTGCTCGAGCGCGCCCACGCGGTGCCCGTGCGCACCGATGTGGACGATGACGGCGATCAGCGCTTCGGGGCGGTCATCGCCGAGCGCCTCATCGCGCTCGGCTCGGATACGAGCGAGTGGTCGTCGTGGCGCGATCCCGAGACCGGCTGGATGATCGCCCTCGAGTTCATCTCCCGCGACGTCGCCCATCGTGCGGTCTGGTCGTTCGAGCACCGCAAGGGGGTACTCTCACCCGTCAACCCCGACGCCGTCAACCTGTCGAAGCAGGGCGACGTGGGAGACCGCCTCATCCCGAAGCTGCGCGCCGTGGACAACGGAGAGGCGTCGCCCCAGTTCGACTCGGGAGCGTTCGACGGCTCGCCGACCGCCGACCCTGAGGGGATCGAGGAGGCCGATGGAACCGCCGACGATGCGCCGGCCGCCGACCTCGCGGCGCCGCTCTCGGACGCCAACGCCGAGTACCAGCGCCGCCGCGAGATCGATCAGCGGGCCATCAAATCGGAGTCCTCGGACTCGGATCTGAGCCAGACCGCGGACCTGCTCGACGCGCTCCGCAAGCGTCGGGGCGAGCGGGATCGCAGCCGCGGCGCTGTCGAGGAGCCGCTCGAGCTGCCCACCCCCGTCGAGCCCACGAAGCAGTCGGCCCCGCCCGCGGATCCCGATCCTGCGCCGGCCGCGCCGCGCAGCATCTGGGGAGCTGCGGGCGTGTCGGGAGGTCCGGATCGCGCCGGCGCCGATCGCGGTGGCGCGCCGCAGGACGCACCGGCCCGCGAGGGGCAGCGCGACACCCGCGACCGCAAGGGCGACAAGAGCGAGCCGGCCGAGAACGTGCGAGGCGGCCGGAAGGGGCGCGCGTCGATCCCGAGCTGGGACGACATCCTCTTCGGCACCCGCAGCGACGAGGATCCGGCCTAG
- a CDS encoding DUF4193 family protein, which translates to MATDYDAPRKSEEEAESIEALKERGPAKGASGIDSEDADNPSFNIGGSDLSDVELDVVVLPQQDDEFTCVSCFLVRHRSQMAEETDLGPVCAECAG; encoded by the coding sequence ATGGCCACCGATTACGACGCCCCGCGCAAGTCCGAGGAAGAAGCCGAGTCGATCGAGGCTCTGAAGGAACGCGGACCCGCGAAGGGGGCCTCAGGCATCGATTCAGAGGATGCCGACAACCCGAGCTTCAACATCGGCGGCTCGGATCTGTCCGACGTCGAGCTCGACGTGGTCGTGCTGCCGCAGCAGGACGACGAGTTCACCTGCGTAAGCTGCTTCCTGGTGCGTCATCGCTCGCAGATGGCCGAGGAGACCGACCTCGGCCCGGTGTGCGCGGAATGCGCGGGCTGA
- a CDS encoding DUF3093 domain-containing protein: MTSRSAAETTARPYRERLLPGIGLYIALLLLVPAVALVLTPINSDMALPVGVVVYLIVAGAVTLMCPVVAVQNGRLAAGRAEIPVQQLGGIELLGSEGMRAAIGPGVDARSYLVVRGWIHRGVRIENIDPADPAPFWIITTRHPQKLAEAIEAAKA; the protein is encoded by the coding sequence ATGACGAGTCGATCCGCAGCAGAGACCACCGCCCGCCCCTATCGTGAGCGGCTCCTCCCCGGCATCGGCCTCTACATCGCGCTGCTGCTGCTGGTTCCGGCCGTCGCTCTCGTGCTCACGCCCATCAACTCGGATATGGCCCTGCCCGTGGGCGTCGTCGTGTACCTCATCGTCGCCGGCGCGGTCACCCTCATGTGCCCCGTCGTCGCAGTGCAGAACGGTCGGCTCGCCGCGGGGCGCGCCGAGATCCCCGTGCAGCAGCTCGGAGGCATCGAGCTGCTCGGATCCGAGGGCATGCGAGCGGCCATCGGGCCCGGCGTCGACGCGCGCAGCTACCTCGTGGTGCGCGGTTGGATCCACCGCGGCGTGCGCATCGAGAACATCGACCCGGCCGATCCGGCGCCGTTCTGGATCATCACCACGCGGCACCCGCAGAAGCTCGCAGAAGCTATCGAGGCCGCGAAGGCCTGA
- the dut gene encoding dUTP diphosphatase, with protein sequence MTDVVEIPIRAEVPPRYAHSDDAGADLFAAESAVLQPGERALIGTGVAIALPEGYAAFVVPRSGLAAKHGITVVNSPGTVDAGYRGEIKVTLLNTDRHEPFRVEAGDRIAQLIITPVSRAVFVPVEELPSSVRGEAGFGSTGVRG encoded by the coding sequence GTGACCGATGTCGTAGAGATCCCCATCCGAGCCGAGGTGCCGCCCCGGTACGCGCACTCCGATGATGCGGGGGCGGATCTGTTCGCCGCCGAATCGGCGGTGCTGCAGCCGGGGGAGCGGGCGCTGATCGGCACGGGCGTCGCGATCGCGCTTCCCGAGGGGTACGCCGCGTTCGTGGTGCCCCGCAGCGGGCTCGCCGCGAAGCACGGCATCACTGTGGTGAACTCGCCCGGCACCGTCGACGCGGGGTACCGCGGCGAGATCAAGGTGACGCTGCTCAACACGGATCGGCATGAGCCGTTCCGCGTGGAGGCCGGCGATCGGATCGCGCAGCTGATCATCACGCCGGTGTCCCGCGCGGTGTTCGTGCCGGTGGAGGAGCTGCCGTCGAGCGTGCGCGGCGAGGCGGGTTTCGGATCGACGGGCGTGCGCGGCTGA
- a CDS encoding DUF3710 domain-containing protein, producing the protein MSEERQADEIELSEPQTPRIDDSKPAPEDRAEAGPFDASEVPAMRPYVDLGGIKVAPREGLQLRLEVDERANRVVAVSLDYAESLLQVQAFAAPKSTGLWHGVRADLAQQMASQGASLVEEDGPLGTELVARTPVPADQGGGTRVARFVAVDGPRWMLRGVIMGQAAVDADTRERVIDLFRELVVVRGEQPMPPGELLPLRVPAGVQAQRQTPPAQGGAQQA; encoded by the coding sequence ATGAGCGAAGAACGACAGGCCGACGAGATCGAGCTGAGCGAGCCGCAGACGCCCCGGATCGACGATTCGAAGCCGGCGCCCGAGGATCGGGCGGAGGCGGGGCCCTTCGACGCGAGCGAGGTTCCGGCGATGCGTCCGTACGTCGACCTGGGCGGCATCAAGGTGGCCCCGCGGGAGGGTCTGCAGCTGCGGCTCGAGGTGGACGAGCGTGCGAACCGCGTCGTCGCCGTGTCGCTCGACTACGCGGAATCGCTGCTGCAGGTGCAGGCGTTCGCCGCTCCGAAGAGCACTGGCCTGTGGCACGGGGTGCGAGCCGACCTGGCGCAGCAGATGGCGTCGCAGGGCGCGTCGCTCGTCGAGGAGGACGGCCCGCTCGGCACCGAGCTGGTCGCTCGGACGCCGGTGCCGGCCGACCAGGGGGGCGGTACGCGCGTGGCTCGCTTCGTCGCGGTCGACGGTCCCCGCTGGATGCTGCGCGGCGTCATCATGGGCCAGGCCGCGGTCGACGCCGACACGCGCGAGCGCGTGATCGATCTGTTCCGCGAACTCGTGGTGGTGCGCGGCGAGCAGCCGATGCCCCCGGGCGAGTTGCTGCCGCTGCGCGTTCCCGCCGGTGTGCAGGCTCAGCGCCAGACCCCTCCCGCCCAGGGCGGGGCTCAGCAGGCGTGA